One segment of Bradyrhizobium sp. CB2312 DNA contains the following:
- the rbbA gene encoding ribosome-associated ATPase/putative transporter RbbA, with translation MTDTVVARVEHVTHRYGKAFALNDLTLEIPANCMAGLIGPDGVGKSTLLALIAGVRKIQTGKVMVLDGNMADEHHRRASYGRVAYMPQGLGRNLYPTLSVFDNIDFFGRLFGQGTTERRTRIDELLKATGLDPFGDRPCGKLSGGMKQKVSLCCSLMHDPDLLILDEPTTGVDPLSRRQFWELIDSIRARRPQMSVIVATAYMDEAGRFDWLAAMDDGKVIAHGAPTEILAKANKSTLDDAFIALLPPEKRGQHQDVVVPPRAESDDKTPAIETEGLTRRFGDFVAVDHVSVQIGRGEIFGFLGSNGCGKTTTMKMMTGLLPVTEGSAKLFGKPMTADDMEARQNVGYMSQAFSLYSELTVRQNLELHAHLYHLPANEVEGRIKELLEKYDLKDVHDAKPESLPLGVKQRLQLAVAVLHRPLMLILDEPTSGVDPVARDAFWRTLVDLSRNDGVTIFLSTHFMNEAQRCDRISLMHQGRVLAVGAPTELVKQRNSASLEDAFISYLEEAGGASKEKGSEPPKPATAPAEQAEPTGLAASATPTPSRSSRRFDPGRLWAYARRETMELLRDPFRLAFAFIGPVIMMFAMGYGITFDVENLKYAAFDQDRTPESRRLLESFSGSRYFAERPPISSTAELERRMKSGEVSVAVEIPAGFGRDLASLRSPEVAFSIDGAMPFRGETAKGYVNGLLLRYEQDLITERFGPNVPSSVYLGRVNLENRFRYNQAFKSVFSMVPSVVVIMLILIPAIMATIGVVREVETGSIANFRSTPISKLEFLLGKLFPYVVVGMLAFVLLVLMALVVFQVPVKGSFAALALGALIYVVSTCAFGQLISTFTKTQVAAVFATTVLSIIPTVNFSGLLVPVSSLTGAGRFIGLMFPAAWFQPISVGTFTKGLNFSELSFNALVLLLFAVGYLTAAHVFLRKQES, from the coding sequence ATGACGGATACCGTTGTCGCCAGGGTCGAACACGTCACGCACCGCTACGGCAAGGCGTTCGCGCTGAACGATCTCACGCTCGAGATTCCTGCCAATTGCATGGCCGGATTGATTGGCCCCGACGGCGTCGGTAAATCCACCTTGCTCGCCCTTATTGCGGGCGTTCGCAAAATTCAGACCGGCAAAGTCATGGTGCTCGATGGCAACATGGCGGATGAGCACCATCGCCGGGCGAGCTACGGGCGCGTCGCCTACATGCCGCAAGGGCTCGGGCGCAATCTCTACCCGACGCTCAGCGTGTTCGACAACATCGATTTCTTCGGCCGCCTGTTCGGCCAGGGCACCACCGAGCGTCGCACCCGCATTGACGAGCTGCTGAAGGCCACCGGGCTGGACCCGTTCGGCGATCGTCCATGCGGCAAGCTATCGGGCGGCATGAAGCAGAAGGTCAGTCTCTGCTGCTCGCTCATGCATGATCCGGATCTCCTCATCCTCGATGAGCCGACGACGGGCGTCGATCCGCTCTCGCGGCGGCAGTTCTGGGAGCTGATCGATTCCATTCGTGCGCGGCGGCCGCAAATGAGCGTGATCGTCGCAACGGCCTATATGGACGAGGCGGGCCGGTTCGACTGGCTGGCCGCCATGGATGACGGCAAGGTAATCGCGCATGGCGCGCCGACGGAAATCCTGGCCAAGGCGAACAAGAGCACGCTGGACGACGCCTTCATTGCCCTGCTGCCGCCGGAAAAGCGGGGCCAGCATCAGGACGTCGTCGTGCCACCCCGGGCCGAAAGCGATGACAAGACGCCAGCGATCGAGACGGAAGGGCTGACGCGCCGGTTCGGCGATTTCGTCGCCGTCGATCATGTAAGCGTTCAGATCGGACGCGGTGAGATCTTCGGGTTCCTCGGCTCGAACGGCTGCGGCAAAACCACGACCATGAAGATGATGACGGGGCTGCTGCCGGTGACCGAGGGTTCGGCCAAGCTGTTCGGCAAGCCGATGACCGCCGACGACATGGAGGCGCGCCAGAACGTCGGCTACATGTCGCAGGCATTCTCGCTCTATAGCGAGCTGACGGTGCGGCAGAACCTCGAACTGCATGCGCACCTTTACCACCTGCCTGCAAATGAGGTCGAAGGCCGGATCAAGGAACTACTGGAAAAATACGACCTCAAGGATGTACACGACGCCAAGCCGGAGAGCCTGCCGCTTGGCGTCAAGCAGCGGTTGCAGCTTGCGGTGGCCGTGCTGCACCGACCGCTCATGCTCATTCTCGACGAGCCCACCTCGGGTGTCGATCCGGTCGCCCGCGACGCGTTCTGGCGCACGCTCGTCGACCTGTCGCGCAACGACGGGGTCACCATCTTTCTGTCGACCCACTTCATGAACGAAGCCCAGCGCTGCGACCGCATCTCGTTGATGCATCAGGGGCGGGTTCTTGCCGTCGGTGCGCCGACGGAACTTGTCAAGCAGCGCAACAGCGCTTCTCTGGAGGATGCCTTCATTTCCTATCTTGAGGAGGCAGGCGGAGCCAGCAAGGAAAAAGGCTCCGAGCCGCCAAAGCCGGCGACGGCGCCAGCCGAGCAGGCGGAGCCGACTGGGCTGGCAGCATCAGCCACACCCACGCCATCCCGCTCGTCCAGGCGGTTTGACCCCGGACGCCTATGGGCTTATGCGCGGCGCGAAACCATGGAGCTCTTACGCGATCCCTTCCGGCTGGCTTTCGCCTTCATCGGTCCCGTCATCATGATGTTTGCCATGGGCTATGGCATCACGTTCGACGTCGAGAATCTGAAGTACGCGGCCTTCGATCAGGACCGGACCCCGGAAAGCCGCAGGCTGCTCGAAAGCTTCTCGGGTTCGCGCTATTTTGCCGAACGGCCTCCGATCAGTTCCACGGCGGAGCTCGAACGGCGCATGAAGAGCGGAGAGGTCTCCGTCGCCGTCGAGATCCCTGCCGGGTTCGGTCGGGATTTGGCGAGCCTGCGATCGCCCGAAGTCGCCTTCTCGATCGACGGTGCGATGCCATTCCGCGGCGAGACCGCGAAGGGTTATGTGAACGGCCTGCTGCTGCGTTATGAGCAGGATCTTATCACAGAGCGCTTCGGCCCCAACGTACCCTCCAGCGTCTATCTGGGACGGGTCAATCTCGAAAACCGCTTCCGCTACAATCAGGCCTTCAAGAGCGTGTTCTCCATGGTGCCAAGCGTGGTGGTGATCATGTTGATCCTGATCCCGGCCATCATGGCGACCATCGGCGTCGTTCGCGAGGTCGAGACCGGCTCGATCGCCAATTTTCGGTCCACCCCCATCAGCAAGCTCGAATTCCTCCTGGGCAAGCTATTCCCCTACGTGGTCGTGGGGATGCTGGCCTTCGTGCTGCTGGTGCTGATGGCACTGGTGGTTTTCCAGGTCCCGGTCAAAGGCTCTTTCGCGGCGCTTGCGCTCGGCGCTTTGATCTACGTTGTCTCCACTTGCGCTTTCGGGCAGCTCATCTCGACGTTCACAAAGACCCAGGTTGCGGCCGTGTTCGCGACCACGGTTCTCTCGATTATTCCGACGGTGAACTTTTCGGGTCTGCTCGTGCCCGTGTCATCCCTCACCGGCGCGGGAAGGTTCATTGGCTTGATGTTTCCGGCTGCCTGGTTTCAGC
- a CDS encoding HlyD family efflux transporter periplasmic adaptor subunit, whose translation MPADPGSSRDFGSLREKSEKLLAGRPSVRFVSAIAVAACMAALVTASALGVSDHVLLVARANAQGKPPKPIEDAKKAVETLINHLRGRDMPEGIVKTNGRIEATQVDVAAKYGGRLATLTVDEGDEVTAGQVVGTLSSPETEAQLRAAQAQVLKAKQANAEAVALIAQRNSDLTFSRTDYERGKTLLQKGDIAQQVVDQRRNRFEAADAAYVAATAQREQAEASIKSAEADVERLQSVLVDLVLVSPRSGRVQYRLARAGEVISPGQRILTILDLNDVYMTIYLPAEQAGRLTIGDEARTILDPIPQYVLPNTVSFVATEAQFTPKSVETTEEREKLMFRVKLQGDPKVLDQYHRSVKTGVRGLAFVRTDPKTAWPKELEVKLPQ comes from the coding sequence GTGCCTGCAGATCCTGGATCGTCGCGCGACTTTGGATCGCTGCGAGAGAAGTCTGAGAAACTGTTGGCCGGCCGGCCATCTGTTCGCTTCGTATCCGCCATTGCCGTTGCGGCTTGTATGGCCGCACTGGTGACGGCATCCGCGCTGGGCGTTTCTGATCACGTTCTCTTGGTCGCCAGGGCCAACGCGCAAGGTAAGCCGCCCAAGCCTATTGAAGATGCAAAGAAAGCGGTCGAAACGCTGATCAATCACCTGCGCGGCCGCGACATGCCCGAAGGGATCGTGAAGACCAACGGCCGTATCGAAGCGACGCAGGTGGACGTAGCGGCGAAATACGGTGGCCGACTGGCGACGCTGACTGTTGATGAGGGCGACGAGGTCACGGCGGGGCAAGTGGTCGGTACCCTCTCGTCACCGGAAACCGAAGCCCAGCTGCGCGCCGCACAGGCGCAGGTGCTGAAGGCAAAACAAGCCAACGCGGAAGCCGTCGCGCTGATCGCGCAGCGCAACAGCGATTTGACATTCTCCAGGACGGACTATGAGCGCGGAAAGACCCTGCTGCAAAAGGGGGATATCGCGCAGCAGGTCGTCGACCAGCGACGCAACAGGTTCGAAGCGGCCGACGCGGCTTATGTTGCCGCTACCGCTCAGCGTGAGCAAGCTGAGGCCTCGATCAAGTCAGCCGAGGCCGACGTTGAACGGCTGCAATCCGTTCTGGTCGACCTCGTTCTGGTATCGCCGAGGAGCGGACGCGTGCAGTACCGGTTGGCGCGAGCCGGAGAGGTGATCTCCCCCGGCCAACGCATTCTGACGATTCTCGATCTGAATGACGTTTACATGACGATCTATTTGCCAGCAGAACAGGCTGGCAGACTTACCATCGGCGACGAGGCCCGAACCATTCTCGATCCGATCCCGCAATATGTTCTGCCCAACACTGTGAGCTTTGTAGCCACCGAGGCACAGTTCACACCCAAGAGCGTCGAGACGACGGAGGAGCGGGAGAAGCTGATGTTCCGCGTGAAGCTCCAGGGCGACCCCAAGGTATTGGATCAATATCACAGGTCTGTAAAAACCGGCGTGCGCGGTCTCGCTTTTGTCCGCACCGACCCCAAGACTGCCTGGCCCAAAGAGCTCGAGGTTAAGCTTCCGCAATGA
- a CDS encoding 3-oxoacid CoA-transferase subunit B: MDAQSLIARRVALELRSGDLVNLGIGIPTLVANYVRPRLQVFFQSENGLIGGAPVPEHGMAHPLLTDAGGRPISALPGACTFDSAMSFGLIRGGHVTISVLGALQVDAEGHLANWMIPGKMVPGMGGAMDLVTGAKRVIVSMQHAAKGASKIVRKCTLPLTSARSIDLVVTDLAVIGFPDGRITLLETAPGVSVAQVIAATEADLFIPNDVPEMKL, encoded by the coding sequence ATGGACGCACAATCGCTGATCGCACGGCGCGTTGCGCTCGAACTTCGATCCGGAGATCTCGTCAATCTCGGAATTGGGATCCCGACCCTCGTGGCGAACTACGTTCGGCCGCGTCTCCAGGTATTCTTCCAGTCGGAAAACGGCTTGATCGGCGGCGCGCCGGTCCCTGAGCACGGCATGGCCCATCCTCTCTTGACCGATGCCGGCGGGCGTCCGATCAGCGCTCTGCCAGGCGCCTGCACCTTTGACAGCGCGATGTCGTTCGGTTTGATCCGCGGCGGGCACGTCACCATCAGCGTGCTCGGCGCACTCCAAGTCGATGCCGAAGGTCACCTCGCCAACTGGATGATTCCGGGCAAGATGGTGCCAGGCATGGGAGGCGCCATGGACTTGGTGACAGGCGCCAAGCGGGTGATTGTGTCGATGCAACACGCGGCAAAGGGGGCATCGAAGATAGTGCGGAAATGCACATTGCCGCTCACCTCCGCACGCTCGATCGATCTCGTCGTCACTGATCTTGCCGTCATCGGATTTCCCGACGGACGCATCACGCTACTGGAAACCGCGCCCGGTGTGAGTGTTGCGCAGGTGATTGCTGCGACCGAAGCTGATCTGTTCATCCCCAACGACGTACCGGAAATGAAGCTCTAG
- a CDS encoding 3-oxoacid CoA-transferase subunit A, with the protein MRSVSVEEAVAMIPEGATIMVGGFMAVGTPERLVDELVRQHKSRLNLICNDAGIPGEGVGKLIDAGLVSTLTASHIGLNPKAQQQMLAKQISIDLVPQGTLVERIRAGGCGLGGVLTPTGVGTIVEEGKQKLQLGGKTFLLETSLRADFALIDAFVADHLGNLTYVLTARNFNPVMAMAADKVIVTAENIVPVGVIPPDQVITPAPLVDYLVTNG; encoded by the coding sequence ATGAGAAGCGTCTCTGTGGAAGAAGCGGTCGCGATGATCCCCGAGGGCGCGACGATCATGGTCGGCGGATTCATGGCCGTCGGCACGCCAGAGCGACTGGTCGATGAACTGGTCAGACAGCACAAGTCGCGGCTAAACTTGATCTGCAACGACGCTGGGATTCCCGGCGAGGGTGTCGGAAAACTGATCGACGCTGGCCTGGTGTCGACCCTGACGGCGAGCCATATCGGTCTCAACCCAAAGGCCCAACAGCAGATGTTGGCCAAGCAGATCTCGATTGATCTTGTGCCGCAGGGCACGCTGGTGGAGCGCATCCGCGCCGGGGGCTGCGGGCTTGGGGGCGTGCTGACGCCCACAGGCGTCGGAACGATTGTCGAGGAAGGCAAGCAAAAGCTGCAGCTCGGCGGCAAGACCTTCCTGCTCGAGACCAGTTTGCGCGCAGACTTCGCCCTGATTGATGCATTCGTTGCCGATCACCTGGGTAACCTGACTTACGTGCTCACTGCGCGCAATTTCAACCCCGTGATGGCGATGGCCGCTGACAAAGTGATTGTCACCGCTGAAAACATCGTTCCCGTCGGCGTGATCCCACCGGATCAAGTCATCACCCCGGCGCCGCTTGTCGACTATCTCGTAACCAACGGATGA
- a CDS encoding DUF3141 domain-containing protein, with protein sequence MAQFLDQLQVLAPPKILDELSGRVSKVAPTTIGEHVRIWEKSVPPNAVSEYVRDFWQRSILFLDILRERGNQHEDMFAHGVSSVLMYDSELVMRGDELSHPVNYSLLRIIPPEGVEIDARKRPVFVIDPRAGQGPGIGGFKQLSEIGEAFRAGHPVYFAAFTATPVEGQRIEDVARAFTVFIEKVAELHPDALGKPFVFGNCQAGWHAMMAACMRPDVVGPMVLAGTPLSYWAGVRGKNAMRYLGGWYGGSWLDRMMSDMGGGIFDAAWLVGNFDNLNPANTFWTKQYNVWVNPEQEKDRYLQFEKWWGDFVVLRGDEMQWMVDNLFIGNRFSTGQIVTSDGTCLDMREIKTPIVCFCSHGDNITPPQQALDWILDNYQSVEEIQQCGQRIFYAIDPKVGHLAIFVGTQVAAKNHAEFINNMELIDAMPPGLYEIVITAKPGSDAPTPGKAVDFDLSIENRTLDDIRALGCNSGQDEREFAAAARISDLNNALYQTFLQPWIKMASGPQVAAAVVELNPLRLGYSLPSDRNPVMRGVASAADYVRAQRTPASSDNPLLAVQQNFSKSMVDALNLYRDLRDEMVERSFHAVYGSPLVQAACGISVNDGSPRPRPGTLPFVRAAAENEKLRLKGRIAQGNVFDAAARVLVYIGKAQHRIDERTFDSLRKLLLAYPEVSEADFKATLREQWAILGVDERAAIEALPRLLPADAAARRAFSDLLHETVASIGKLRPDAQRRLGQVLELLTDDAAGLHPENRGEARTNRSPASLAG encoded by the coding sequence GTGGCCCAATTCCTTGACCAACTCCAGGTTCTAGCCCCGCCAAAAATACTCGATGAATTATCCGGACGGGTGAGCAAGGTGGCGCCGACAACTATCGGTGAGCATGTGCGTATTTGGGAGAAATCTGTTCCGCCGAACGCAGTCAGTGAGTATGTGCGCGACTTCTGGCAGAGGTCCATTCTGTTCCTGGACATCCTGCGCGAACGCGGCAATCAGCATGAAGACATGTTCGCGCACGGGGTGAGTTCGGTCCTGATGTATGACAGCGAATTGGTGATGCGCGGCGACGAGCTGTCCCATCCGGTCAACTACTCGCTGCTGCGCATTATTCCCCCGGAGGGCGTCGAGATCGACGCCCGCAAACGTCCGGTCTTCGTGATAGATCCGCGCGCCGGCCAGGGCCCCGGAATTGGCGGCTTCAAACAGTTGAGCGAAATCGGCGAGGCATTCAGGGCCGGGCATCCTGTCTACTTCGCTGCCTTTACGGCTACTCCAGTGGAGGGGCAGCGAATTGAGGACGTCGCACGCGCATTTACCGTCTTCATTGAGAAGGTCGCCGAACTGCACCCGGACGCCCTCGGCAAGCCTTTCGTGTTCGGCAATTGCCAAGCCGGCTGGCACGCGATGATGGCCGCTTGCATGCGTCCCGACGTGGTCGGACCCATGGTGCTTGCTGGAACGCCGCTGTCTTACTGGGCCGGGGTGCGTGGCAAGAATGCCATGCGCTATCTCGGCGGCTGGTATGGCGGAAGCTGGCTCGATCGCATGATGAGCGATATGGGAGGCGGCATCTTCGATGCCGCCTGGCTGGTCGGCAACTTCGACAATCTCAACCCCGCGAACACGTTCTGGACTAAGCAATACAATGTCTGGGTCAATCCGGAGCAGGAGAAGGACCGCTATCTGCAGTTCGAGAAGTGGTGGGGAGATTTTGTCGTGTTGCGTGGCGACGAGATGCAGTGGATGGTCGACAATCTCTTTATCGGCAACAGATTCTCGACTGGCCAGATCGTCACCAGCGACGGCACTTGTCTCGATATGCGTGAGATCAAGACCCCTATCGTCTGCTTCTGCTCGCACGGTGATAACATCACGCCACCACAGCAGGCGCTCGACTGGATTCTCGACAACTACCAAAGCGTGGAGGAAATCCAGCAATGCGGACAGAGGATCTTTTATGCCATCGATCCCAAGGTCGGCCATTTGGCCATTTTCGTCGGCACCCAGGTGGCCGCAAAGAACCATGCAGAGTTCATCAACAACATGGAACTCATCGATGCAATGCCCCCGGGACTCTACGAGATCGTGATCACGGCGAAGCCGGGCTCGGATGCCCCCACCCCGGGAAAGGCTGTCGACTTCGATCTGTCCATCGAGAACCGCACTCTCGACGACATCCGCGCGCTGGGCTGCAACTCGGGTCAGGACGAGCGGGAATTCGCTGCTGCCGCACGCATTTCGGATCTCAACAACGCCCTCTATCAGACATTCCTGCAGCCATGGATTAAGATGGCGAGCGGTCCACAGGTTGCGGCCGCGGTTGTTGAGCTGAATCCGCTGCGGCTTGGCTATTCGCTCCCGTCTGACAGGAACCCGGTGATGCGAGGAGTAGCATCAGCCGCAGACTATGTCAGAGCGCAGCGCACCCCCGCATCCAGCGACAACCCCCTCCTCGCGGTGCAGCAGAACTTCTCGAAATCAATGGTGGACGCGCTCAATCTCTACCGTGACCTGCGAGACGAAATGGTCGAGCGCAGCTTTCACGCGGTCTACGGCTCGCCCTTGGTCCAGGCAGCGTGTGGGATCTCTGTCAATGACGGTTCGCCCCGCCCGCGGCCCGGAACGCTGCCCTTTGTTAGGGCTGCAGCCGAGAACGAGAAGCTTCGTCTGAAGGGACGGATTGCTCAGGGTAACGTGTTCGATGCTGCGGCACGGGTGTTGGTCTATATCGGCAAGGCCCAGCATCGGATTGACGAGCGCACATTCGATTCCCTGCGCAAGCTGCTTCTGGCATACCCGGAAGTCTCCGAGGCCGATTTCAAGGCGACCTTGCGTGAACAGTGGGCCATCCTGGGCGTGGACGAACGCGCTGCAATTGAGGCCCTGCCGCGGCTCCTGCCCGCGGATGCGGCGGCACGTCGCGCTTTCTCCGACTTGCTCCACGAAACCGTTGCATCGATCGGCAAGCTCCGCCCGGATGCGCAGAGGCGATTAGGCCAGGTCTTAGAGCTTCTGACCGATGACGCTGCCGGGCTGCATCCCGAAAACCGGGGTGAGGCGCGGACAAATCGAAGCCCGGCAAGTCTGGCCGGCTGA
- the fabI gene encoding enoyl-ACP reductase FabI has translation MFDFTARPLAGKKGIILGIANEHSIAYGCAQVFRGLGAEIGVTYTNDKARPSVEPLARALEASIVEPCDVRVPGQLEHVFQVAEQTWGSLDFALHSITAAPKQDLHAPLSQCSRGGFLQTMEVSCYSFIRMAHLAAPMMHDGGTILAMSYYGAEKVIEHYNVMGPVKAALEGAVRYLASELGPRGIRVHAISPGSVMTRAASGIEEFDELLEYVAALAPAHRLVTIDDVGAAAAYLATDYARLMTGGTIYVDGGYHIVG, from the coding sequence ATGTTCGACTTCACGGCGCGTCCCCTTGCCGGGAAGAAAGGGATTATTCTCGGCATCGCAAACGAGCATTCCATCGCCTATGGTTGCGCTCAGGTTTTTCGCGGGCTCGGCGCCGAGATCGGCGTAACGTATACCAATGACAAGGCGAGACCATCTGTCGAGCCACTTGCCAGGGCTCTCGAAGCTTCCATTGTCGAGCCGTGCGACGTGAGAGTGCCGGGGCAACTGGAGCATGTATTCCAGGTCGCTGAGCAAACCTGGGGAAGCCTCGATTTTGCGCTGCATTCGATTACGGCGGCCCCAAAGCAGGATCTCCACGCTCCGCTCTCTCAGTGCTCTCGCGGTGGCTTCCTGCAAACGATGGAAGTTTCCTGCTATTCCTTCATACGGATGGCGCATCTTGCGGCTCCGATGATGCACGATGGGGGCACCATCCTGGCGATGAGCTACTATGGGGCAGAGAAAGTCATCGAGCACTACAACGTGATGGGGCCGGTCAAGGCCGCCCTGGAAGGCGCAGTGCGCTATCTCGCTTCGGAGCTCGGCCCGCGCGGAATTCGCGTGCACGCAATCTCGCCAGGCTCGGTCATGACGCGCGCTGCCTCGGGGATCGAGGAGTTCGACGAATTGCTGGAATACGTCGCGGCGCTTGCACCCGCGCACCGTCTCGTGACTATCGACGACGTCGGCGCGGCCGCGGCGTACCTCGCGACCGACTACGCTAGGCTCATGACGGGAGGAACCATCTACGTCGATGGAGGGTACCATATCGTCGGCTAG
- a CDS encoding bifunctional enoyl-CoA hydratase/phosphate acetyltransferase: MQVSDFIENRTFDEIAVGESASLTRTLTKDDIILFAVMSGDVNPTHLDERYAETSISHRIVAHGMWGGALISAILGTRLPGPGTVYLRQDLRFREPVGLGDTVTVTVTASEKRQEEHVVLFDCRGVNQNGDEVISGIAQVIAPTKKICQPRVALPEVEVRRHDRYEELVQRCAELEPIRTAVVDPRDHASLEGTVRATELGLIRPVLVGPEQEIRSLAASLNIEITGCEFLDAKPGPAAAATAVALARAGKVDALMKGSLRPDELMHEVVAAGTGLRTERRMSHAFVMDVPNYATPLILTDAGVNIIPTLDQKRDICQNAIDLAKVLGFDQARVAVLSAVENVTRKIPSTLEAAALCKMANRGQITGGIVDGPLTFDDAVSADSARQANIVSPVAGGANILLVPDIESGNMLVKQLTFMSGAEGAGIVLGARVPIILTSQTDKLRTRLASAAAAVLLVHAQRRSTPLPSAAE; encoded by the coding sequence ATGCAGGTGAGCGATTTCATTGAAAATCGGACCTTCGACGAAATAGCGGTTGGCGAGTCCGCAAGCCTGACGCGGACACTGACCAAGGACGATATTATCCTGTTCGCGGTCATGTCTGGCGACGTGAACCCGACACATCTCGACGAGCGCTACGCCGAGACAAGCATATCTCACCGCATTGTCGCTCACGGGATGTGGGGCGGGGCGCTGATTTCCGCAATTTTGGGCACGCGGCTTCCCGGCCCTGGCACCGTTTATCTTCGGCAGGATTTGCGTTTCCGCGAGCCAGTCGGCCTCGGCGATACGGTCACGGTCACCGTCACCGCTTCGGAGAAGCGGCAGGAGGAACACGTCGTGCTATTTGACTGTCGCGGCGTGAATCAAAACGGGGATGAAGTGATTTCCGGAATCGCGCAAGTGATCGCTCCGACCAAGAAGATCTGCCAACCCCGAGTCGCGTTGCCGGAGGTTGAGGTACGGCGCCATGACCGCTACGAGGAGTTGGTCCAGCGTTGCGCTGAGTTGGAGCCTATCCGGACCGCTGTTGTAGACCCTCGTGATCACGCTTCGCTCGAGGGGACCGTTCGCGCAACGGAGCTTGGGCTCATTCGGCCAGTCCTCGTTGGTCCCGAACAGGAGATTCGGTCACTTGCCGCGTCATTGAATATCGAGATCACGGGATGTGAATTCCTCGACGCCAAGCCCGGGCCGGCCGCGGCCGCAACAGCAGTGGCACTTGCGCGGGCGGGCAAGGTAGACGCTCTAATGAAGGGAAGCTTGCGCCCGGACGAACTCATGCATGAAGTCGTCGCGGCAGGCACAGGCCTTAGAACCGAGAGACGCATGAGCCACGCCTTCGTGATGGACGTGCCGAACTATGCGACTCCCCTCATACTCACTGACGCTGGGGTCAACATAATTCCGACGTTGGACCAGAAGCGCGACATTTGCCAGAATGCGATAGACCTTGCGAAGGTCCTCGGCTTCGACCAGGCCAGGGTCGCAGTCCTGTCGGCAGTCGAGAACGTCACCAGGAAGATACCCTCCACCCTGGAGGCGGCCGCGCTGTGCAAGATGGCCAATCGCGGGCAAATCACCGGAGGCATCGTCGATGGGCCGCTTACGTTCGACGATGCTGTGAGCGCGGATAGTGCGCGACAGGCGAACATTGTTTCCCCGGTCGCGGGGGGAGCGAATATCCTCCTTGTCCCGGACATTGAATCCGGAAATATGCTGGTGAAGCAGCTTACGTTCATGTCGGGAGCCGAAGGGGCTGGAATCGTGCTCGGCGCCCGTGTGCCGATCATTTTGACCAGCCAGACCGACAAGCTGCGGACGCGCCTCGCCTCCGCGGCGGCTGCAGTCCTGCTTGTACACGCCCAACGCCGATCGACGCCGCTTCCATCGGCGGCAGAATAG
- a CDS encoding polyphosphate kinase 2 family protein: MAREEVLDLLQKYVIPYRVTKGKGFRLKDFDPGDTGGLQIEKAEATELLQAGTAWLAEEQDMLYAQDRWSLLLVFQAMDAAGKDGTIKHVMSGVNPQGCQVFSFKQPSSEEIAHDFMWRYARRLPERGRIGIFNRSYYEEVLVVRVHPELLERQKLPQPLVSKRIWDERLADIAHFEEYAARQGTKILKFFLHVSRKEQEKRFLERLDEPEKNWKFSPSDVHERKFWDEYMHAFEEAIAATASKQAPWFVVPADNKWFSRLLVAAATVEALVSLDLAYPKVDAAKKKELTAARRALSRER; this comes from the coding sequence ATGGCGAGAGAAGAAGTTCTCGATCTCTTACAGAAATATGTCATCCCTTACCGCGTGACCAAAGGCAAGGGCTTCCGGCTGAAGGACTTCGATCCGGGTGACACCGGCGGCCTACAGATAGAAAAAGCCGAGGCCACGGAGCTCCTCCAAGCCGGCACCGCGTGGCTGGCCGAAGAGCAGGACATGCTCTATGCCCAGGACCGGTGGTCCTTGCTGCTCGTCTTCCAGGCAATGGACGCGGCTGGCAAAGACGGCACCATCAAGCACGTCATGTCGGGCGTCAATCCGCAGGGATGCCAAGTGTTCTCGTTCAAGCAACCATCATCGGAAGAAATTGCTCACGACTTCATGTGGCGCTACGCCAGGCGCCTGCCCGAGCGAGGCCGCATTGGCATCTTCAACCGTTCGTACTACGAGGAAGTCCTCGTCGTCCGCGTCCATCCCGAGCTCCTCGAACGGCAGAAGCTGCCCCAGCCGCTCGTCAGCAAGCGGATCTGGGACGAGCGGCTCGCCGACATCGCGCATTTCGAGGAATACGCCGCCCGACAGGGCACGAAAATTCTAAAATTTTTCCTTCACGTATCGCGCAAGGAGCAGGAGAAGCGCTTTTTGGAGCGCCTCGATGAACCCGAGAAGAACTGGAAATTCTCGCCTTCCGACGTACACGAACGCAAGTTTTGGGACGAGTACATGCACGCGTTCGAGGAAGCGATCGCGGCAACGGCGTCGAAGCAGGCGCCGTGGTTCGTCGTACCTGCCGACAACAAGTGGTTCAGCCGGCTTCTCGTCGCCGCGGCAACCGTGGAGGCATTGGTGAGCCTCGATCTCGCTTACCCGAAGGTCGACGCGGCGAAGAAGAAAGAGCTCACAGCCGCGAGGCGGGCGCTGTCCCGCGAGCGCTAA